A genomic segment from Alistipes senegalensis JC50 encodes:
- a CDS encoding serine acetyltransferase: MEASSNLGKYACLPPRLTKKNIYYRYLEKHCAFIGLHTHFETPPTLPHGLHGIHISEKAHIGKFCVILQSVTIGSNTIDGHPRYGSPHIGDNVFIGAGAKIIGNVTIGNNCRIGANCVVVKDMPENTTAVLGNIRFINKGGNTDNHFYGI; the protein is encoded by the coding sequence ATGGAGGCTTCTTCAAATTTAGGGAAGTATGCTTGTCTTCCCCCCCGTTTAACAAAGAAAAACATTTATTATAGATATTTGGAAAAACATTGCGCCTTTATTGGGCTACACACACACTTTGAAACTCCACCCACTCTACCTCATGGATTGCATGGGATACATATTTCCGAAAAAGCCCATATAGGTAAATTTTGCGTTATTTTACAGTCTGTTACAATAGGCTCCAATACAATCGATGGGCATCCAAGATACGGTTCTCCCCACATAGGCGACAATGTCTTTATCGGAGCAGGAGCGAAAATCATTGGTAATGTAACAATAGGTAATAATTGTAGAATCGGTGCAAATTGTGTTGTGGTTAAAGATATGCCAGAAAACACAACAGCAGTACTTGGAAATATAAGATTTATTAATAAAGGAGGGAATACGGACAACCATTTCTATGGGATTTAA
- a CDS encoding putative colanic acid biosynthesis acetyltransferase produces the protein MKSQTNLSHYDNSWYNPSRGTLKQLFWYFTNVLFFINPLNPFSGIKICLLRIFGAKVGTGVNIKPHVNIKYPWLLEIGNYTWIGENVWIDNLAMVSIGSNVCISQGAMLLCGNHDYKRPTFDLMIKPIVIEDGAWIGAQSTVCPGVTMHSHSVLAVGSVASKDLMPFSIYRGNPAVKVAERVMFES, from the coding sequence ATGAAGAGTCAAACTAATTTGTCGCACTACGACAATTCATGGTATAACCCCAGTAGAGGAACTTTAAAACAACTATTTTGGTATTTTACTAACGTACTGTTTTTTATCAATCCGCTCAATCCATTTTCAGGTATCAAAATTTGTTTGTTACGAATATTCGGAGCAAAGGTCGGCACAGGTGTGAACATCAAGCCTCACGTCAATATAAAGTACCCGTGGCTGCTAGAAATAGGCAATTACACATGGATTGGTGAAAATGTGTGGATAGACAACCTTGCAATGGTAAGTATCGGCAGCAACGTGTGCATCAGCCAAGGAGCCATGTTATTATGTGGCAATCATGATTACAAACGCCCGACATTTGACCTCATGATAAAACCTATTGTTATTGAAGATGGTGCATGGATTGGTGCTCAATCCACTGTTTGTCCCGGAGTAACAATGCATTCGCATAGTGTTCTCGCTGTCGGTTCTGTCGCATCTAAAGATCTTATGCCGTTCTCTATATATCGAGGGAATCCTGCTGTTAAAGTCGCAGAACGGGTAATGTTTGAATCGTAA
- a CDS encoding glycosyltransferase family 2 protein, giving the protein MKISIVTATWNSGATLRHTMRSLLSQSYSNIEHIIVDGGSTDNTMEIVHELEPEYQGRLRHISERDKGIYDAMNKGIAMATGDVIGILNSDDFYTSPDVLEQVAKVMADSEIDAVYGDIHYVNDDDLNKCVRYYSSRIFSRKLMQLGFMPAHPSFYCRKSVYDRFGTFSLDYKIGADFENLLRLIFVNHIRTKYIKKDFVTMRTGGASTSGIASHKQILQDHQRAFKENGVYSNIAFESLRYVYKICELIGTKISRKEKH; this is encoded by the coding sequence ATGAAAATATCAATTGTCACCGCTACATGGAATAGCGGTGCGACTTTGCGTCACACAATGCGAAGCTTGTTGTCACAATCCTATTCCAATATAGAGCATATCATCGTGGATGGCGGCTCAACAGACAATACAATGGAAATCGTACATGAATTGGAACCTGAATATCAAGGTAGATTACGTCATATCAGCGAACGGGACAAGGGGATTTACGATGCCATGAACAAAGGTATCGCAATGGCAACAGGCGATGTGATTGGTATCTTAAACTCGGACGATTTCTATACCTCTCCGGATGTGCTGGAACAAGTGGCGAAAGTGATGGCAGACTCAGAAATAGATGCTGTTTACGGCGATATACATTATGTCAATGACGATGATTTGAATAAATGCGTACGTTACTATTCTTCAAGGATTTTTTCCCGGAAATTAATGCAGCTCGGGTTCATGCCTGCCCATCCGTCATTCTATTGTAGGAAAAGCGTATATGACCGATTCGGAACTTTCAGTCTCGATTACAAAATCGGAGCGGATTTCGAGAATCTACTTCGGCTGATTTTCGTGAATCATATTCGTACAAAATATATCAAAAAGGATTTTGTAACCATGCGCACAGGGGGAGCATCGACAAGCGGGATCGCCAGCCATAAACAGATTTTGCAGGATCATCAGCGGGCGTTCAAAGAGAATGGAGTATACAGCAATATTGCATTCGAATCATTGAGATATGTCTATAAGATTTGCGAGCTCATAGGAACCAAGATCTCAAGAAAGGAAAAACATTGA
- the gmd gene encoding GDP-mannose 4,6-dehydratase: MKTALITGITGQDGSYLAEFLLEKGYDVHGTIRRSSVDYRERIAHLEGHPNFHLHYADLGDSMSILQVVRKIEPNEIYNLAAQSHVQVSFDAPEFTADVDATGVLRILEAVRQCGLTETCRIYQASTSELYGKVEEVPQNENTPFHPYSPYAVAKLYGYWIIKEYREAYDMFCCSGILFNHESERRGETFVTRKITLAAARIAQGKQDKLYLGNLSSLRDWGYAKDYVECMWLILQNDKPEDFVIATGEQHSVREFCYLAFKYVGIELEFVGEGENEKGVDKATGKVLVEVSPDFYRPTDVVNLWGDPTKAKTKLGWNPAKTPFGELVRIMVEADVAKVAVERAGEQVKTNLAEYLEKGIVK; encoded by the coding sequence ATGAAAACAGCATTAATTACCGGTATCACCGGACAGGACGGTTCTTACCTCGCCGAATTTCTATTGGAAAAGGGTTATGACGTACATGGCACCATACGACGATCCTCCGTAGATTACCGCGAGCGTATCGCCCACTTGGAAGGGCATCCGAACTTCCACCTCCATTACGCTGACCTCGGCGATTCGATGAGCATTCTGCAAGTGGTTAGGAAAATAGAACCGAACGAAATCTACAACCTTGCCGCACAGAGCCATGTGCAGGTTTCGTTTGATGCTCCGGAGTTTACTGCCGACGTTGATGCAACAGGCGTGCTGCGTATCCTTGAGGCTGTACGCCAGTGTGGTCTCACTGAAACCTGCCGTATCTATCAGGCTTCGACCTCGGAACTCTACGGCAAGGTGGAGGAGGTTCCTCAGAATGAAAACACCCCGTTCCATCCCTATTCGCCTTATGCCGTGGCGAAACTCTACGGCTACTGGATCATCAAGGAGTACCGCGAAGCCTACGACATGTTTTGCTGCTCGGGCATCCTGTTCAACCATGAATCGGAGCGCCGCGGAGAAACATTCGTGACCCGCAAGATCACCCTCGCCGCTGCACGCATCGCCCAAGGCAAGCAGGATAAATTGTATTTAGGCAATCTGTCGTCGCTCCGCGACTGGGGCTACGCCAAGGACTATGTAGAATGTATGTGGCTGATTCTCCAGAACGACAAACCGGAAGATTTCGTCATCGCCACCGGTGAGCAGCACTCTGTGCGTGAATTTTGCTATCTTGCATTCAAATACGTAGGTATCGAATTGGAATTTGTCGGAGAGGGCGAGAACGAGAAAGGTGTCGATAAGGCGACGGGCAAGGTGTTGGTCGAGGTTTCTCCGGATTTCTACCGTCCGACGGATGTGGTGAATCTCTGGGGAGACCCCACCAAAGCCAAGACGAAACTGGGCTGGAACCCGGCAAAAACTCCGTTCGGGGAATTGGTACGTATCATGGTCGAAGCGGATGTGGCGAAAGTGGCCGTGGAACGTGCCGGAGAACAAGTAAAAACGAACCTTGCCGAGTATCTTGAAAAAGGCATCGTAAAATAG